TGCCCAAATTTCTGAATGCTTTATTAATAACCGGGGTTTTAGGAATATGTTCCAGCACTTCATTTACTTTTTCTTTCCTGCCCGTTAATACCATCTTCTGAATTACATCATTGGCAAAGAAATCCATGAAGTCCAGATCGGTCACGTCGCGGTTAACGCCATTGCATACATAAATGTCATTCAGCCCATCATTATCGGCATCGAATAACAAGGCACCCCAGCTCCAGTCGCTGGCGCACACCCCGCTGTAATTGGCAACGTCCGAAAAAGTACCATTGCCATTATTTACCTGCAGGCAGTTCTTCATGTACTGGTGGTAGAACCCTATCTTCAATTTGTTACGATACTGATCTATATTATCAAAGGCCCCAAGGGTTTTTAACCGGTAATCATTATCGGGCAGCATATCGGTGGTAAAAATATCTGCATACCCATCGTTGTTTATATCGGCTATATCGGCCCCCATGGAGGAAAAGCTGTTCTGCTTCATACATTGCTCCATTTCATCTTTAAAGGTGCCATTACGTTGATTGATGTATAAATAATCGCGCTCGTACGAATCGTTGGCTACGTAAATATCAGGATAGCCATCATTATTGATGTCTGCTACGGACACGCCAAGGCCAAAACTCATTAACGTGCCATGAATGCCTGCTTCTTTATCTACCTGCGTAAAATGGCCATTGTCGTTCCGGTACAGGTGGTCGCCACCATCTTTTACAAAATCGGCCACCGGCCAGTCTTTGGCCGGCAGGTCTCGCCGGTTGGTATATCCCAGCGTATTCACCGGCATTGGGCTGTTATCGATCATAAAACAATCCAGGTCGCCATCGAGGTCATAATCAAAAAAAGAAACCTGGGTGGTGTAGGCGGATATGGCCAGTCCGTATTTGTCAGCAGCTTCAGTAAAAGTGAGATTATGGTTATTGATATAAAGCTTGTTTCGCCGGTTGCCGTTCTTCATGTGCCCGGAGTTGCAAACATACATATCGAGCCAGCCATCGTTATTAATATCCACCATTACGGCGCCGGTGCTCCACATGCTGTCCTGTTTCATGCCGCTTTTAGCAGTAATATCTTCAAATCTAAAATTGCCTTTATTCAGGTATAGCTTGTTTTCATCCATGTTAGAGGTAAGCAGTACATCGGCCAGGCCATCGTTATTGATATCGCCAATAGCCACCCCGCCGCCATTATAAAAATTGCGGAACAAAAAACTGTTATCATATTCCTGGTCAACTACCTGGTTATTGAAATCGATGCCGGAGTTTTCAACCAGTTCAAACAGGGTTGAGGTCGCCTCTTTTTTGTTGTTACAGGAATAACAAACAGCCAGAAGGAACAAACAGCTAAGCAATCTTTTCAAATGCATCCGGATATTAATAAAATTAAATATAATGAGTGCGTACTTTAGGGCTCCTGAAAGAACAAAGGTCATTATTGAATAATGACCTTTGCGTATACAATAAATTTAAGTATTATAATTATTCGCCGTATCCCGGATTTTGTTTCAAATTAGGATTAGCCAGTAATTCGTCTGGTGCAATGGGGAACAGTAGGTTCCGTTGTGGATCGGGGTCTGCCTCTTTTAACGCCCATTGTTTCAGAAATACGCCAAAACGGATGAGGTCCTGCCGGCGCCAGCTTTCAAAATACAGTTCCCGGCCTCTTTCCGCCAGCAAAGTATTGGGATCATATACGTTAGATGGATTTACCAGGCTTATTGTAACCAACGGGGTAGCTCCGCGGGTAGCCCTTAACGGGTTTACCAGCGCCAAAGCTCCTGCCACATCTGGCGATGATTGCCGTAATTTGGCTTCGGCCACCAACAATATCACATCTGCATACCGGAAGATCTGTAATTGGTTCTTTTGATTTCCGGAAGCATAAGCAGAATAATCAGGTGGATACTTTATTACCCGGATACCTGCCACTTCCAGTCTTTTTTTATCAACTTCAATTAAATTAACATCCGTGGTAAATGACAAAGGATTACCCTGCCGGTCTTTTATAGGCTGTCCAGCTTCGTTTATTTGGGGGCCTACAACCAGACCGGGTTTTAATCCTGACTGATCGGTTACGCCGGGATAAGCTACGCCGCCTTTTCTGTTATCAGCTGCACCGAATGTATTATAAAAATCAGCTACAGTAGTAAATCCATTCCAGCCGGCGCTTCCAAATGTATTGTTCTTATCCCAGGAATTATAGTGCAGGGTCATCATCCAGCGGGCCCGGATATCGCCACTGTTAATGCCGTTCGATGAGGCGGCACCGGTGTTTGGCCAGGCCAGGATCATCTCTCCTGACGCGGTTGAGTTCGTAGGACCGAAATTATCGAAGTAATTAGGGGTAAGGCTGTATTTTCCACTTGTAATGATAGCATTTCCCAGGCTGATTACTTCCTGCATATCTGCATTGTCAAATGTAGGTTGCTGTTTGTTCAGGAAAGCGCCTTTGTTCAACAACACCTTCATCAGCAAAAAGCGGGCTGCATCCGGACTGGCCCTGTAAGGCGAATTGGAAGCGGGCAATTGCGGAATAATACTTCTCAATACAGTTGTTAATGTATCAACCGCCTGTGCCGGCGTCATTACCGGAGAGGGGCCAATGGAATTGTATTCAGCAACCGGTCTGTAAGGCACCTGTCCGTACAGATCGAGAAAATAGAACTGTGCGAGGGAACGAAGGAACAAAGCTTCGGCCCGTTGGGTGGCATTGGGATTAAAAGCGAGTACGGTAATAGCGCCGCTTTCCAATTGCCCAAGGCCATTATATACGCTTTTAATCTGGGTGTGAATGGTTGTCCACTGGTGTGCATGCAGCACCCGCCAAACACCATTGTCATCCCAGTCGCCACCGCGCACCGGTATCAATGCTTCGTCGGTGGTGGTTTCCTGCAGTGAAAACAATTGGTCCTGCGCATGCATGAGCCCATTCATACTATTATACGCGCCCGTTAACAGGGCAGCCACATCTGAATTGCCTGTGCCGCCAGGTGTGGAAAAACTATCGTTTAATGACTGATCCAGCTTGGTACAACCCAGTGAAAGAACCAGGCCGGCAGTGAATATATATTTATATCGAAGTGTCATAATGATTAAGTTTTGTCGTGACTGTTATAAAGTAAAGCTTACCCCAAATAAAAATGTTCTTTGTGTGGGATAGCCAATGTAATCGATACCCAATGATGGAATTCCATTCAATGCTTTATCAACATTCACTTCCGGATCGAATCCTTTATACTTTGATATTACAAACACATTATTGGCTGTGACATTTATACTAAAGTTTTTGAGCGATTTGCCCAGGTTACCAAACGTATACCTCAGGGATGCGCTGTGCAATTTGAAATAGTTACCGCTTTCAAGGAAGCGGGTAGAAGTGGTGATGGGGTTAGCCGGGCTTTCGCTGGTTGTTACCAGGCCAGAAGCAATATTTCTTCCACCAATTATGTTGGAAATATTCAGCACGCTCATAGCTGTATTGTTATACAACTTGTTACCGAATGAACCATGTGTACCCAGGTTCAGGCTCCATTTCTTATAAGAAAGATCGGTAGAGAAGCCAACATAAGCGCTGGGATTGGGATCAGCTACATAATTGGGTGCTGTAGTATATACGCCAATACCATCTTTATCATATCCCTGAAACTGCCTTAAATAATATACGTCGAGCGGCTGGTTATGTGCAATAGCCTCGGCATAGGCGCCTGAAGTTCCCTGGCCATGTAAACCACCAGTCAATGCCAGCGGTGCAGTACCCGCTGCCGGGAATATAAACCGGTTCTTTACAAATGTAACGTTACCGGTTGCGCTCCAGTTAAAGTCTTTCCCGATAATGATATCGCCCCACAACCCAACCTCAACACCATTGTTCCTTACATAAGCGCCAAACAGGTTCTTGTATTGAACTCCGCCTACACCTGTAGGTTGCGGTACCACTGCCAGGAAGATCGGGTCTTTTGTCTTTTTATAAAAATAATCTATGGTACCATTTAACCTGTTGCCCAGTATAGAAAAGTCAATACCGGCGTTGTACGACTCAACGGTTTCCCACTTGAGGCCGCTGTTTCCGAAGTGATTGGTGGTTATTGAACCAAAGCTGGAATAACGGTAAGAATCGAGAGAGGCATCGGCAGGAAATTCCTGGTTACCCGTTTGTCCATAGCCAAGTCTGAGTTTTAGGGTATTGATAAATTTGAAGCGTTTCATAAAGTCTTCATCCGAAACTACCCAGGCGGCTGCTAAAGAAGGGAAGTAGGCATACTTGTTATCCTTACCAAATTTACTTGAACCATCGGCCCTGAAGGTACCGGTAAGTATATACTTGCTGCTCCAGTTTAAGATAGCGCGGCCGAAGTAGCTTTGAATTTCAACTGTTGGGTCCCTGAATGAACCTGTAAGAAGATTAGCTTTGTTACCATCATCCATATTATCATAATAATGAACAGGCACCCGGTTCGTTTGTGACAAATTGTAGTTAAAGCCAGACACTGATGTGGTGCTTCCCCACCATTGCGACTTCCAGTATTCATATCCCGCAACGGCATTTAACGACAATTTGCTTGTGATATCTTTATTGAAATTTAAAGTATGCGTAAGTGTTTGTGAGAACAGGTAACTGTTTAATACTGCCGCTGCTCCTGCGCCATCTGCATTACCGCCGGTACCTTTTATCCAGCCTTGTATTTCAGCTTTGCGGTTACCAGTACCATAGTTCAAGCCATACAAAAGCCGGTATTCTAGCCAGTCGGTGATCTTATAGGCGGCGTTTACATTACCTAACAGGGTATTCAGATTAACAATATCTGTATAGGCGTCTGAGATAGCAAGCGGATTAACCTGTCCGCTCGGGTTTGCCTGGTTATATGTTCCGTCACTGTGTTTCAGTGGCAGCGTTGGGTTCCAGATCAGGGCCAGTGAAATAAGAGTACCGTTACTACCGGCATCCTGCGAAATAGGCGCTACATGTTCACCCACATTGGCAACTGTTGTATTAAAATCAATACTTAATCGCTTGTCGAGGAACTTATATTGACCATTAAAATTCCCTACATACTTTTTAAGATTGCTCTTTAATACTATACCATCCACATCGCTGGCGAAAAAAGACGCCCTGTATTTACCATTATCATTTCCTCCGCTTAAGGCCACAGAATAGTTTTGAGTAAGCCCGTGGCGAAGGATTTCTTTAAATGGATTGATATTGGCGCCAGAATCGGAATTGGGTGCTCCGTATTTTGCAATAGCTGCCCGGTAACCACCTGCATCCAGCACATCAATTTTGCGCATTTCATCGCTAAAACCAATGGCGGCATTGGCTTCAAGCTTTCCGGGCCCTATGGCTCCTTTTTTGGTGGTTATTAATATTACGCCATTGGCC
The Niastella koreensis GR20-10 genome window above contains:
- a CDS encoding RagB/SusD family nutrient uptake outer membrane protein produces the protein MTLRYKYIFTAGLVLSLGCTKLDQSLNDSFSTPGGTGNSDVAALLTGAYNSMNGLMHAQDQLFSLQETTTDEALIPVRGGDWDDNGVWRVLHAHQWTTIHTQIKSVYNGLGQLESGAITVLAFNPNATQRAEALFLRSLAQFYFLDLYGQVPYRPVAEYNSIGPSPVMTPAQAVDTLTTVLRSIIPQLPASNSPYRASPDAARFLLMKVLLNKGAFLNKQQPTFDNADMQEVISLGNAIITSGKYSLTPNYFDNFGPTNSTASGEMILAWPNTGAASSNGINSGDIRARWMMTLHYNSWDKNNTFGSAGWNGFTTVADFYNTFGAADNRKGGVAYPGVTDQSGLKPGLVVGPQINEAGQPIKDRQGNPLSFTTDVNLIEVDKKRLEVAGIRVIKYPPDYSAYASGNQKNQLQIFRYADVILLVAEAKLRQSSPDVAGALALVNPLRATRGATPLVTISLVNPSNVYDPNTLLAERGRELYFESWRRQDLIRFGVFLKQWALKEADPDPQRNLLFPIAPDELLANPNLKQNPGYGE
- a CDS encoding SusC/RagA family TonB-linked outer membrane protein, encoding MPSKRLLKAVLPLLTVMYSLTLYSQTKQITGSIKDSKGVGIAGASVVIKGAKGGTTTNAEGIFRLAVPEATKTLTVSAVGFTATDVDVSSMNAVDVKLEESNNSLNEVVVVGYGTARKRDLTGSVASVTAKEFNKGQINTPEQLLQGKVPGLQITNSTGQPGGVVVVKIRGNNSIRAGNTPLYVVDGFMLDGRTPRPNYAPSGVGTTPASDPLTFINPNEISDVQVLKDASACAIYGSRGANGVILITTKKGAIGPGKLEANAAIGFSDEMRKIDVLDAGGYRAAIAKYGAPNSDSGANINPFKEILRHGLTQNYSVALSGGNDNGKYRASFFASDVDGIVLKSNLKKYVGNFNGQYKFLDKRLSIDFNTTVANVGEHVAPISQDAGSNGTLISLALIWNPTLPLKHSDGTYNQANPSGQVNPLAISDAYTDIVNLNTLLGNVNAAYKITDWLEYRLLYGLNYGTGNRKAEIQGWIKGTGGNADGAGAAAVLNSYLFSQTLTHTLNFNKDITSKLSLNAVAGYEYWKSQWWGSTTSVSGFNYNLSQTNRVPVHYYDNMDDGNKANLLTGSFRDPTVEIQSYFGRAILNWSSKYILTGTFRADGSSKFGKDNKYAYFPSLAAAWVVSDEDFMKRFKFINTLKLRLGYGQTGNQEFPADASLDSYRYSSFGSITTNHFGNSGLKWETVESYNAGIDFSILGNRLNGTIDYFYKKTKDPIFLAVVPQPTGVGGVQYKNLFGAYVRNNGVEVGLWGDIIIGKDFNWSATGNVTFVKNRFIFPAAGTAPLALTGGLHGQGTSGAYAEAIAHNQPLDVYYLRQFQGYDKDGIGVYTTAPNYVADPNPSAYVGFSTDLSYKKWSLNLGTHGSFGNKLYNNTAMSVLNISNIIGGRNIASGLVTTSESPANPITTSTRFLESGNYFKLHSASLRYTFGNLGKSLKNFSINVTANNVFVISKYKGFDPEVNVDKALNGIPSLGIDYIGYPTQRTFLFGVSFTL